From Aegilops tauschii subsp. strangulata cultivar AL8/78 chromosome 5, Aet v6.0, whole genome shotgun sequence:
ACAAATTTATGCTGTCATTTATGTTTACTCGAACCTTCTAGCTCCTTAGCTGCTGCTAGCATTGGGCGGCAGCAGAACCTCATATTCTCTTTGTTTCCGTACTGGATGCTGGTACTACGTCGTTCCATTATCATGCTGATAGCTGGAACTTCCCGGTCCTTTTGGATCATATGGGAAAAAATGTTTAGGAAGCAGCTACTGCCTTCCACAAGGCATCCTCTGATGGGCGCTTGATGAAGCCCCGGTCAGCCATTGATTCCACAAGCTCTTCATGCTTCCTGAGCTGTCCGGCCTTCCTCAGCAGCATCAGCACCATATCATACACTGGTTTCGTGGGTTTCAGGGATTTCTCCTCGACCATTTCCCTCAGCGTCGCATGAGCGCGCCTCCAGTTTCCCCTCCCACAGAATGACTCGATTAGAGCTCCATAGGTGTTCACATTTGGCTCCACACCTTGTGCATCCATGTCCTTCTTTATCCTCAGCACCATGTCCATCGACTTCTCCTTATTGAACAACTTCATAAGCAAATTATAAGTCACCACATTCGGCTTGCACTGCAGCTCCTGCATCCGTTCGTACAGCTTCCGTGCAGCTTCTACATTGCCGGTCCCCAGGACCAGCTTCAACATGGGATTGAACGTGTGGCAGTCAGGAATACACCCCTTGGCAATCATCTTGGCGAGCACTTTCATCGCTGCGTCAAGGTTGCTCTGCCCCTTCCCGCAATGTGTCTCCATCAAGAAATTGTATGTGATAATGTCCGGATCACAACCAAGCTGCCGCATCTGGTTGTGCACCTGCAGCACCTGCTCAGAACGCCCGGCCTTGACATGAGCCCGCATGATGGCGTTGAAGGTCGCAGTGTTTGGCGGACACCCGGTGTCAATCATCTGGCAGAGGAGCTCCTGCGCACGGGGCACCTGCCCCGCGCGGTACATGGCATCAATCACAGAAGTGTAGGTGTACACGTTCGGCATGATCCCCGCCTGCTGCATCTCAGCGAACACCTGCTCTGCCTTGTCGAGACACCCGGCCCGACACCAGGCATGCACCAGGGTCGTGTAGAGCACTACATCAGGAGGAAATACCGACTTGTAGCTGTCGAACAGGGCCTGGGCCTCACTGGCGAGGCGCTTCTTGGACAGTGCGCCAAGGAGAGACGCGAGCACCGCAGGGTCGGGGACCCCGGCGCCATACTCCTCCATGCGACGGAACAGCTCGGAGGCCTCGGCAGACATCCCCGCCCGGACGTAGCGGCGGATTATGGCGAGGATGACCTGCGACGAGACGGGGATGGAGCGCTCgcgcatttcgtcgagcaggtgccgaGCGAGCGGGAAGTGGTGGTGCTTCGCGAGCAGGTCGATCATAGCGGCGTAGAGCGCGGGGAGCGAGTCCGCGGGGAGCGACGGGAGGACGTGGTGGAAGAACGTGAGGGCCTCCGGGAACGGGACGCCGCGGCGGAGCGCGAGGAGGCGGCCGAGGAGCTGGAGCGCGAGGTGCGGCGCGGGCGGGGaagggaggaggccggcgaggGTGGAGGAGAGCGCGGGGAGGGGCTCGAATGGCGGCGAGGCGGGGAGCGCGGTCGAAGGGTGGGCGCGGCTGTGGTCGAGGATCGCCGCGTGGAGCGAGTCCAGGAGCTTGGCTTCCGCGGGAGTCATGGGCGGTGGCGAGTCGGgagccggtggcggcggcgagtcGGGCGCCGGCTCTGTGGTGGGGTCGGTGGCGCATAGgcggcggagaaggaggcgggaAGTGGTGGAGAGGTGGTGGTTGCGCTTGAGGAGGAGAGCCATCGTCGCGGCGGTGGCTGCTCGGTCGCGGTTGCCGGCGACGTGGGGGCGGTAGGGTTCAGGGTTTCGGTCCGGACTACGTCAATTTCGATGGGTTCAGGCTGCAGTTTTACCTGAAGTATTGGTGGCCCATGTAGCCAGTGAAGTGAGCGGTTGGGCCGGGCTGCATCACGAGCGATGGAAACTCTTGCATGCCAGAGAAGCTCAACCTCTAGCAATTCTTCTCAAAAGAAAAAGGCTCAACCACTAGCAAAAGAGCTCCAGCGGAGGAGGCAGGCGATCCATGAAGGGATATTTCAGTCACCGATGCAGACTTCTTCGTTTGTGGATTCTTATATACGCGAGCTGGAACAAATCAATGAGGGCCGCCAGGAGGGAAGCGTCACGAAGATGGATAGCACCACCAACCGGGATGGTGAAGCTTAATGTCGATGGAGCGGTGGGGCGGCCCAGCCGTGGCGGTGCGGTCGCCGCGGTCTGCAGAGACCACACGGGCCTATATCTAAGGTCTTCGGCGGTGGTTTACAATGGAGTTTTTGATCCGACGATCTTGGAAACGTATGCATGCAGGGAGGCGTTGGCACTAGCTAGCGATCTTCAGGTGACACATATGATAATAGCTTCTGATTGCCAAGAAGTGGTGAACGACATAAACCAAGGGACAAGAGTCCGCATTCAGCAATCATCCAGGAAATCTTGGGACATAGAAACACTTTCACTTCAGTTTCTTTTGTTCATGAGCGTAGAAATTTTCATTTCGAGGCTCACAATCTTGCCAAACTAGCTTGTAATCTTCAGTCAGGGAGACATCTATGGTTGGGCCATCCTTACAACCAACATATTGTACCCACGAACATTGCTGATAATCAATAAAGTGGCaagatttctcaaaaaaaaaaactagcAAAAGAGCTGCTTATTCAGAGACTGTTCATCGCTTATGATTGCCTATCAGTCTTGAAGGATATCTCTGATAAATCGGGTGCATGAGACTTTCAAGAATGTAAGTTCACCTATGAATGAAGGAACAATAATCATTCCCTGAAAAAAAAATAAACAATAAGAGGTAATAACACGGGTAGTGCTTAAACTTGTCATCGATGTTCACTTTGATGCCTGAACTTGAAAAATACATCGAACTGGTTCTACAATTTGGCAGTATGGTTTAAATACGGTCAAAATAACATACAAATACGTATGTGTTGCTGACTAGACACGCCAGCATGGCGCGGGGCCCACTTGTAGTACCGGAAATCTTGGGACATAGAAACACTTTCACTTCAGTTTCTTTTGTTCATGAGCGTAGAAATTTTCATTTCGAGGCTCACAATCTTGCCAAACTAGCTTGTAATCTTCAGTCAGGGAGACATCTATGGTTGGGCCATCCTTACAACCAACATATTGTACCCATGAACATTGCTGATAATCAATAAAGTGGCAAGATTTCTCAAAAAAAATATAGCAAAAGAGCTGCTTATTCAGAGACTGTTCATCGCTTATGATTGCCTATCAGTCTTGAAGGATATCTCTGATAAATCGGGTGCATGAGACTTTCAAGAATGTAAGTTCACCTATGAATGAAGGAACAATAATCATTCCctgaaaaaaaaaagaaacaatAAGAGGTAATAACACGGGTAGTGCTTAAACTTGTCATCGATGTTCACTTTGATGCCTGAACTTGAAAAATACATCGAACTGGTTCTACAATTTGGCAGTATGGTTTAAATACGGTCAAAATAACATACAAATACATATGTGTTGCTGACTAGACACGCCAGCATGGCGCGGGGCCCACTTGTAGTACCGGAAATCTTGGGACATAGAAACACTTTCACTTCAGTTTCTTTTGTTCATGAGCGTAGAAATTTTCATTTCGAGGCTCACAATCTTGCCAAACTAGCTTGTAATCTTCAGTCAGGGAGACATCTATGGTTGGGCCATCCTTACAACCAACATATTGTACCCATGAACATTGCTGATAATCAATAAAGTGGCaagatttctcaaaaaaaaaaaaactagcaAAAGAGCTGCTTATTCAGAGACTGTTCATCGCTTATGATTGCCTATCAGTCTTGAAGGATATCTCTGATAAATCGGGTGCATGAGACTTTCAAGAATGTAAGTTCACCTATGAATGAAGGAACAATAATCATTCCctgaaaaaaaaaagaaacaatAAGAGGTAATAACACGGGTAGTGCTTAAACTTGTCATCGATGTTCACTTTGATGCCTGAACTTGAAAAATACATCGAACTGGTTCTACAATTTGGCAGTATGGTTTAAATACGGTCAAAATAACATACAAATACGTATGTGTTGCTGACTAGACACGCCAGCATGGCGCGGGGCCCACTTGTAGTACCGGAAATCTTGGGACATAGAAACACTTTCACTTCAGTTTCTTTTGTTCATGAGCGTAGAAATTTTCATTTCGAGGCTCACAATCTTGCCAAACTAGCTTGTAATCTTCAGTCAGGGAGACATCTATGGTTGGGCCATCCTTACAACCAACATATTGTACCCATGAACATTGCTGATAATCAATAAAGTGGCaagatttctcaaaaaaaaaaaaactagcaAAAGAGCTGCTTATTCAGAGACTGTTCATCGCTTATGATTGCCTATCAGTCTTGAAGGATATCTCTGATAAATCGGGTGCATGAGACTTTCAAGAATGTAAGTTCACCTATGAATGAAGGAACAATAATCATTCCctgaaaaaaaaaagaaacaatAAGAGGTAATAACACGGGTAGTGCTTAAACTTGTCATCGATGTTCACTTTGATGCCTGAACTTGAAAAATACATCGAACTGGTTCTACAATTTGGCAGTATGGTTTAAATACGGTCAAAATAACATACAAATACGTATGTGTTGCTGACTAGACACGCCAGCATGGCGCGGGGCCCACTTGTAGTACCGGAAATCTTGGGACATAGAAACACTTTCACTTCAGTTTCTTTTGTTCATGAGCGTAGAAATTTTCATTTCGAGGCTCACAATCTTGCCAAACTAGCTTGTAATCTTCAGTCAGGGAGACATCTATGGTTGGGCCATCCTTACAACCAACATATTGTACCCATGAACATTGCTGATAATCAATAAAGTGGCaagatttctcaaaaaaaaaactagCAAAAGAGCTGCTTATTCAGAGACTGTTCATCGCTTATGATTGCCTATCAGTCTTGAAGGATATCTCTGATAAATCGGGTGCATGAGACTTTCAAGAATGTAAGTTCACCTATGAATGAAGGAACAATAATCATTCCctgaaaaaaaaaagaaacaatAAGAGGTAATAACACGGGTAGTGCTTAAACTTGTCATCGATGTTCACTTTGATGCCTGAACTTGAAAAATACATCGAACTGGTTCTACAATTTGGCAGTATGGTTTAAATACGGTCAAAATAACATACAAATACGTATGTGTTGCTGACTAGACACGCCAGCATGGCGCGGGGCCCACTTGTAGTACCGGACATTGGAGCTTGCATAGTGTTTTGATTCAATGACCATTGGGTCCTACCTGTCAATGCacaaggaaaataaataaaaaaagaaggcGCTGTCGGGAATCGAACCGCCGACCTGGCGCAACGCAAGATCATTGCTAACCAGTTAGACCAGCTAAGTTTATCATAATGGTATATCTACTTTCAAGCGCCCTTGGAATAAATGGGCTGCAGTCAGTGAGGTCTATTCTCCACATGTTAGTTGTTTTTCCTGTTTAGGAAGTTATAAAAAAATATGTAAACAATAATCACAATAATAAATAAATGTTCACATAGTTTTAAATATTCACGTAATTATGAGAATTACTAAAATGTTTTCATAATTATTCAGAGCATTCAAATAAAATCTTAAAATTTTACATTTAATTTTTTTATTCTAATTTTCATGTTTTAAAATGATATTCATGGTCCTTTCATATAGTATTAGTTTTTTCTTTTTACATGGCCCTTTCTATTGTGAGTTTttgtaaaaaaatgtaaaaattATATAAATTATTGCAATAGTATTTAAAATAAAGTTAGAATGTTCTGGTATTATAAATAATAGGCTGAAAAATTTAACTTACTTTTAAAACATGTTAATGTAATTATTAAAAATATTTACGTATCATTTAGATAATCATGTGAATAAAATATTTTTAATTATAAAAAAATATATAATTTAAAAACTGTTCATTTGAGGATCTATAATCCTGGGGCACACTATGCTACTAAGTATTTTTCCACACATATTGTTAAAGTTATATGTATTAAAAAATATATCTTTTGACAAAAACATAAACTTTATTAAAACACGTGAACACTTTTTAAAACTAGAAATACATTTCCTAATAGCATGAACACGTTTCAAAACTAGAAATACATTTCCTAATAGCATGAACACTTTATATGGTACTTGAATATTTTTGTAATTTCAAATAAAGAAAAAACTAACATGTGGAAAATGGGTCGCAATCGAAATACATTTCCTAATAGCATGAACACTTTATATAATACTTGAATATTTTTGTAATTTGAAATAAAGAAAAACTAACATGTGGAAAATGAGCCGCACAGATTGCAGCCCATTTAATTCCACGAACGCTTTAGGTTTGATAAAATGCGGCGATGCATATATAACAAGAAATTTAGCGAGTGAAAGGGCCCTCCCCTGCACACCACTACCCCCCACCCTCTCCTCAACACTATTTTGTCATGCTATCATAGAGAAATTGCCATGTTGTGGCAATGTTTATCAGTAGAAAAAAATGACATGCTATAGCAGGAAAGTTGCCATGTATTTCAAACATTGCCATACTAGGGGTCTACGGCATAGAAGAATTGTCATGTTGTAGATGAAGAACATGACAAATGCTACAATATAAAATAATTGACATGATACATGAGAGAAAGTTGCCACACATGTTTGAAATTGTCATgctacaacaagtagatttgcaaTGCTACAACAGATAATGGTCATGCTATATGAAAGAATTTGACTATTTTtcgcccaaaaaaaagaaaagaaaagaaatttgACTACATCTTCAGAAATTGCTATGCTAGGATAACGGAATTGGCACGCTACATCAGGAGGAACTGTTACAGAGTTCTATGCCCTAGATACATAATTTATCACCCGGATGTGATTTCGAGGGGAAGGTTAAAGGATGATACGGGGGTTGGATCGTTCGCTTGATTGCCATGAGAAACGAGTAGTTTATGTTTTTTGGCTCAGTCGGTCGTTTAGAGGGGTGCAAGTGTGCCACGTACCACAAGGCGTCCTTGAGGAAACAGCGAACGTCGGTTCCACATAAGGTTTATGAAACAATATTTATATGGCGCGGCAATACGTGGCGTGGACTTATGAGGGTTGATAAAAAAAACTTGACGTGGACCCGTCATGGTACGCTTGACTGCTTGAGGTCGCGTGAACGCCGGTATAGTCGGACAAGCTGACGCGGTGAGCTTATCAACATGGAGGAACCCAAGAAGCTGGGGAAGGAAGGAAGGGCAGTGGTAGGTGACCATTCCGTTCGTCCGTGCCGGCGGCCGTGACATCTAGTAAAAACTAATGTAACGCTCATAATCAACCATGGTAAAATACTTGGACTCGGCCTCCGGGTGTGTGAGCGACTTTGCGGGGCGTACGCTCTTCACGTTCAAACCGCCCGGGAGAATGAGATCACGCGTATCATATGACTGACCTCCATCCTCCATAGATCCATGTCCATGGTGGTTGTTTTTTATTAAGGTAACCAAGGCATGTTTGGTGGAATAACAAAACACAAGCAGGTGGGGCACCGAGACTGCCTGGCAGTGTAAACAGCAAGCTCGACGAACACAGACAGCTACTACACGTTTTCATTGCCCACAGTctcaagaaagaaaattaaataaagaaaGAAAGGAAGACAAAGGACGAGCTCGATCCCCACCCGCAGGTCAAACCGCGCCATTCATTTCGGGAGAAACTTTCTTCACCGGTACGTGCAGCCTTTTTCCACGGCGTAATGCCTGATGGCGTACCGAAccgctagctagctagctaagcAACAACGCAACGTGCAGGTCGTGCGGC
This genomic window contains:
- the LOC109773408 gene encoding uncharacterized protein, whose product is MALLLKRNHHLSTTSRLLLRRLCATDPTTEPAPDSPPPPAPDSPPPMTPAEAKLLDSLHAAILDHSRAHPSTALPASPPFEPLPALSSTLAGLLPSPPAPHLALQLLGRLLALRRGVPFPEALTFFHHVLPSLPADSLPALYAAMIDLLAKHHHFPLARHLLDEMRERSIPVSSQVILAIIRRYVRAGMSAEASELFRRMEEYGAGVPDPAVLASLLGALSKKRLASEAQALFDSYKSVFPPDVVLYTTLVHAWCRAGCLDKAEQVFAEMQQAGIMPNVYTYTSVIDAMYRAGQVPRAQELLCQMIDTGCPPNTATFNAIMRAHVKAGRSEQVLQVHNQMRQLGCDPDIITYNFLMETHCGKGQSNLDAAMKVLAKMIAKGCIPDCHTFNPMLKLVLGTGNVEAARKLYERMQELQCKPNVVTYNLLMKLFNKEKSMDMVLRIKKDMDAQGVEPNVNTYGALIESFCGRGNWRRAHATLREMVEEKSLKPTKPVYDMVLMLLRKAGQLRKHEELVESMADRGFIKRPSEDALWKAVAAS